AAtattaaatattaaaaaaaaaaacctggctaAATAAAAAGAAATTTTTGTTGAAattaatttattaattatttattcaggaacataaatatatgtttaaattctgcagcagcaccgaGCTGCCTGGGGATGTGCCTGgcattaaatcagctttactgaAGAGGTATATCAGCCGATGTCTAtatgtaaaaattaaaaaaaatcagccGAGGAGTATGTCAGTCTACTCCTGTACTCTggatttaattaaaaataaagcCTCAGAAAAGCAGacctaaaaataaaacaacatatgCTGCGCATTTAAACTGTTCATTCAGCCTTATTGATAAACCTTTACACCGGCATCATATTAACACTTCAAACTATCTGAAATGTCCCTTTAACCTCGTGAAACACATGCAAAGACAGGAGCAAACGCTGGGATGGTGCATCGTTTTTAAAGCTTTATTTAAtcttaaattttgaaaaacatgctTTCAATCAGCTATGACCTCTGTGAGAGCTAAATCGTTGGGTCTGGGTGTTGTAATGATTACATCATGTTGTCATGGTAAAGAGGCAAATGTTCGAAAGACAAGAGTGACTTGTCTGTACTCACATCTGGCACCGTGGACTCTGATCCTCCTGGGAAAGAAACATCCAGTCAGTACCTGAGGTATGCACAAGAAGAACTCCACACGTTTGCCCCAGAGCTACAGACTATATAAACATTAACGTAACCTCAAGTCAGTTGATGAatcatttttttaattaagtGTCAAATCGTAACAGTAACTGATGTTTTCTGCAAGCTTCATGACAAAACTTCCTTCAGGAGTTATTGATTCTCTCCATACTAGATTATAAACATGTTGACATTTACGGCCGATGTAATCCCAATCCCTCTTAGAGGGGAATCCACACATTTGATTGTGAAAACAAGATTGAGCTGAAATCAGACGCATGCATGCAGTAATGACACGAGCATGGAGCAGCCAGTCTGAAACAGGGGCTCTGGTGCATCCACCCCCAGGTAAGCCTTTAGCTTCAGCAAAGAGAAAAGTGTGTCAAGCTTCATTCAATATCACCGCAAAAGCAGGAGGATTCAGACGCTTTGCTTTTGCAGCTGGTAAACTGGAATAATGTCACTCTGCGTCAgaccagatttttttttaaatgtttgttttcagaTAACTAGATTGATTTAGATTCGGCAGCATGTCAGAATCCCAGGTTTTACCAGAGGTGAGAAGGTCACTGCGAACATAACCCCGTTTACCACAGAGGAAGACCAGTGCACTGACACTGGACCCTGAGTCGCCTGAGGGAGGGAAGGGGGACATCACATGGGTCAAGCTTCACCACTTAGGCTTTTGAGAATTGAACAGTGCTTTTTCTACACTGCAATATTATGTTGaaattagttgtgtgtgtgtgtgtgtgtgtgtgtgtgtgtgtgtgtgtgtgtgtgtgtgtgtgtgtgtgtgtgtgtgtgtgtgtgtatggtcatGTATGAATGATGTGCacaatatatgcatatatatcaaATGTAATGACTGTATGAGATgcgaccccaggaagaatagcggctgtatgtcagcagctaatggggatcttaataaacaaacaaacaaaccaccagAACCGAACAAGACAAAAAACAAAGACAAATGGACCTAGAGAGGAATTCTGACAACTTGCAACCAACTGAATGGAACACAAAGCTGTAAATAACAAGGAAACATGCAGCTCCTACTGAGAAACACAGAAAAGAGCACATAGAAACCAGCCACCAGAGTACACACAAGTCAGAGCCACCCACAACCCATCACtctttcttttttaccttgctcAAAAAACTCTGACCTCCGTTTTAAGTTTTTCAAAGACATTGGTTCTGATTCTACATGAGAAAATGGAAAAACAAGATCAAATAAGACAAGAGAAAGGATTCTTTTATCACCACATCAACATAAGTAACAGCAACAGTCACCTCTATGCTTACTACCATCAGGAGGATTCATTTCTTACATACCTTGTGTCCCAGTCAACAAACTGACCAGAAATAATCTGACCTTTCTGTCTGCTCTTTACCTTTGTTCCTCATGGTCACTGATTCCTCTTGGAGATTGCCATTAACTCTGTTTGAAGCCACATCCTGCAGAGAAACGTCACAGGGTGTAAACTCATTAAACAGTCCTCTAACCAGTGATAATACTGGAACAATAATAAAAAGGACCTTACCACCAGTAGAGGAGTGGGAGCATCCTTGGCTGGTCCAGTTTCTGTGAAACTGAGTGAGGTGAAGTCCAGGCTGGAACTGACGGTCTTCGTTTCAGGGGTACCTAGAAGTATCGGATGATCCGTACTGGTCAGATTGATggtcttatggcttttaaatggcagggAAGGCTGATCTCTGTCCCAGTCTGCATGCAGTCAATGCAACAGGcaacaacagaaaaaaaagatTGTGCAATTGCACATAAATGCATGTTTTGTGAATGTTTATGTCAGCCCCAATACTTCCACACACTAAGCAAGGGGTGGGGGTGCCAAGGTGTTATTGTAGAGAGCAGCAGGGGTGACAGAGAAACCTTCCCCAGCCATGCAGCCCGTTAAAAGCTTCGTAAACCCAAAACCTCTAGACCTTCCTAAGCTGTTAAGGAGTCCAGATAAGCCCCGACTGTGCCTTCACTTTCTAAGGAAACACTGAACAACATGGACCTGAGCAGGTTAGCTCTCCAAGAAATGAAAAATAAGGTAAAACCAGCAAATTTAAAAAATGACcagtgaaaacaaaaagaaagcacAAGAGGAAATcaatcccccctccccccccacccccatatgcgcgcacgcgcacacacacacagagagacagagacagagagagagagagagagggacagagacagagacagagagagagagagacagagagagagagagacagagagagagagagagacagagagagagagagagagagagagagacagagacagagacagagacagagaaagagagagacagagacagagagagacagagagagagagagagacagagacagagagagagagagagagagagacagagacagagacagagagagagagagacagagacagagacagagacagagacagagagagagagagaggtcagAACAACACCGGTCATCCCCTTGCCAGGCCAGTAAGGACAAATCCATCACTCAGCTGTCATGAGATCATTCATGGATGACTTCACAATAGTTTACGGACCAATTTAGGATGCCACAACTGTTTAGTAATGCACAGAGCTTAAGCAGCATTGTCAGTGCAGGAATGTTACCCTTAAACATTTCATTCACTTTCAATAAACACACAGGTATGCAgcagcgcgcgcgcgcacacacacacacacacacacacacacacacacacacacacacacacacacacacacacacacacacacacacacacacacacacacacacacacacacggtgtacAGATGACTCACTGTTCTGGCCATGACGCCGGACATCCATGACCAGGCTGCCCTCCTGCAAAGCCTCCTCCATGCAGGACTTCCAGGCTGTGTAGCTCATTTCTGCCACCTTGTGCCCGTTCACCATTAGCACCTCATCCCCCACCTGAAGCTGGCACATCTCAGCCGGGCTACCTTAAAAGAACATAAAGGTCAGGGGTCAGCAAAGGAGCATTTACTCACATTACCGTCAgaacttttgtattttctaattaaaTAGAAAAATAAGAAAATGTAATTATTTCTGCAATATTTGATGGcttctttgatattttttctcCCAGTTCATcttgtttgttttcatgtttaatgttttctgttcagcattatattttagagactcgcTTAAGTAAGGCAGCTGACCATGATGGCCTACTTACAGAATTTGTGATAAATTAGCATCGTTTGCTTTCACAAAAGCATAAAACTACATGAAACCTGGATAAAATTTCATGCAAATGACTAAAACACAGCCGTGTGAAGCTGGTATGAGACATTATCAGTATTACTAAAACACACAGCCTTGTGTGTGGTGCAGTAGGAGAATCTCAGTAGGAGAGGCTCAGGCCCAGCAGATCTGACCCAGATTGATGCTGTCCTACATAGGTCTGGCATCATCACTGCAACGGACTCGAAAGCCTGCTGACAACCAACAAGCTGCATTTAAATGGGAGATAAACCAGATCCAGAGTACTGGTCATCAATATCACCCTGCAGACCAAACGAATGCATGATCGTTGTTGACTCGCTTTAGTAAAATGCAAACATCTCTGCATGAGTTGAGTCTGAAGGTAAGTTGTGTTAGTACCTGGTTGAATGGAGGTGACCCGAGCGCCTGTTGAGTCCCAGGCTGCATGAAAACCAAAGTCTCTGCTGCTGTTGGGCTTCTGGTTGAGGCTAATACGCATGTCACAAAAGTTCTTCTAGGAACAAAACACAGGTGAGGAGAGCATGTGCTTCCATCCTGACGCTGGGACAAATAACTGAGCCCCAGACATGGCTGGACTCCTTCACAACCACTACAAAATACCTTGCTAGTTTCTTTGGCTGGAGCAGAGCTGACAGGAGCTTCAGTCTTCACGTCAGACGAAGCAGATGAGACGCTCGGATTTGAGGTGGAGCTTTCTGATTTGgtcttctcttcctcctcttcttcttcactgCTGTGTGCTGAGCTGGACAGAGCCTCGTCCTCAGAAGTCATGAACTGCTGATACCGGCTCGGTACCGAGGCCTTCTTAGAAACGTCTACATTTCCGTTGACACGCTTGCTGGTGTCATCCACCTGCAGAATGAACATCATGTGTCAAACAGCTTGTTGGAGGAACTTGAACAGTACTGGTGCTTCTCAACAACAAGGAGAAAATCTGGTGGATAAGAAATACCGCAGCTCTGACTCTACACTAAAAGAGGTTCCTGTCCTCTCGTGCTGCATTGCTGTAATAAATCACTGCAGTACTCACCGTGTAGGCTCTGGGAAGAGAGGCGATACGGGAGGACTGGCTCCCAAAGGGCCTCGGTGTGACAACCGAGGTTAGACGGGCGCCATTCGATATCTGGTAGCTCCTGGGGAGGGAGGCGGAAACCTGAGACACCCCAGGAGGTTTGGGCTCCATTGAGCTGAACTGTGGTGGTTTTTTCTGCAGAGAACCAGAGGAGGGGGCCTCCACCTTAGTCTGTGCGCCCAACAACAAAGGCTCGGGCTCAGGCTCCTCCTGCGTGGAGCTAGAAGAGGAGACGACACTTGTGGCCTCCTCTGTTTTGATGGCGTGTTCTTTGGCTTGACTCTTGTGTTCTGGTGCATCTGCTGGAGGGCTGGATTTGGTGACGGAGATGTGGTTGATAGGAGTGATGATGGTGGGGCTGCTGGCTGCAGGACTGTCCACAGCTTCTGCTTCCTGTGCAGTGGGAGGGGAGGCAGCTCTAAGAGTAGGCAGGGAGGCAGGAGGGGGTTCTTCAGCTCTCCGAGAGTACTCAGAGGAGTGGTAAGGAGTGTCAATAGTGGAGCTCCTAGGAAGGCGGTTTCTGGTGAATAAGGAAACAACAGGTGCATCAAATACTTCCTCGCTGTCACCTAAGAAAGAGAGCGATCCCAGACGGCTGCCGATGCTGCTCCttcctttattttctctgtggATTGAGACAAGAAATGAGGGCAAAATAAGTTGGGCTGCATCAGAGGCGGGTAACCCAAAAACTGAAGATGAATGAAGATGGCTGAAATCTGAACACAGAAAGAGATTCTTTTCCAACTACACATTCAAATAATACCATCTCCTCACCCACCCAATGATGGGGTTCTGTTTAAAAATGCACTAATTATCATACAAGCATTTTCTTTTATGACCTTAGCAAAGTTTTCCCCTCCGAGGGTACAAAATGTGCACAAGAGGGAAAAAGTCAGTATGCAGCATCAAAACCCCCATCATCCTCACAGCACCTGAGCCACCTGATCCAGGTGCGCTTCACCTCACCTCTCCTCTTGCACATCCTTGAAGGACTTGGACCCTCTGTCTGCGCCGTATGTAATCTGCTCAATCTTctctctttcttctttcttcttcactATATCAGAGTTCACACTCCGGCGTCTGTTTTTCCATTTGCTCAGGTCCTGCAAAGAAGAGTAAACCTCAGGTCACCTCATGCATCACATCTTAAACAGTTAAGCTAGATAAAGCAGACTGAGTGTCCTGCATCGCTAAGTGTGCAATTGAGGGGAGAGAAGTTAAGGAGAAAGCAAGACCGGGGGAGAAAGGGAGAGAGGACTACATTTGAAGGTGTTCTATTTGTGAGCCTTAAGCTCCTCCCTGTGCATTGGGGACTGAGTGACCTAAATgctgatttaaaactttttcttcTTGTAATGACATCAATCAGACACCTGCTAGGTATAACAACTAGTATATGCATCATGCATATGTGGAAATAAGTCATGCATTATTACTTACAGTCTTATTTAGGCAGATATTTAAGTGTTTAAGATGGACAAACTTTTATGTGAGATGACTTTATATGCagaaagcttttattttcttttaatcaGTTGCAGTTATTCTGCCCTTTGTCTGACATCCTCTTATTTAAGGACATGATTTCATCTGAACTTGAGCCAATTTAGGAAATTTGCACAAGACAGACAATAGCCAGAGGGCAGCACTGCACCAACTAGTTCCTGCATCTCTGTTTTCAATCTAGAGCGCTTCATTTTCTCCCTGCAGCCGTCTGCTGCACACATCTCATGCCTCACCTCACTTCAGCTGTATTTGTATTTCTGCATAGCCTTTTGTTTCTGTAAATAGTTCAGAAATCGGATAATACTCACATCCTGCCAGCGATCCTCACTGCGTTTAATCTGCTCACGATACTTCTGAAGCTCCTCAAAGCGATTCTGATGGAGAACTGGGGCATCCTCCAGGATATCGGATGTTGATTTACTCCTGAGAGAAGGAAAAATGTGAAacaagtgcaaaaaaaaaaaaaataaaaaatacgggTTTAATATTCAAAACCGCTTAGACGACAAATCTAGCAGGTGTTGGGAAACGTCACACAGGAGGGAAACGTTAAAAAGTCCAATATTATTGATGAAACCATTCCAGATAAGCATGCACCACATTAATAAGTTTATGTTATAACAAGTTAGTTTGTATACACAGCACACAGGTCAGCTGAAAAACATATATAATAGGTTAGTGACACGCTGCTGTTCTCCCTCCATGATCATGCAAAAGTCTCACTGATGgagaaaatctgctcattggacacGCTGCAATTTATGGCTACTGTATGAatcctttgggttttttttcCATCCCCCTGACCCTTGACCTTGGCCCAGTGCCACACAATAGTCAGTGTTGCGTGTCAGCTAGAGTGAGAACAGCAGAACAAAAGCAGGAGGCAGCAGGATGCGACTGGAAGGCCAGAACCAATGTCCACATTCCTGAGAGCCAGCATCAACTCACCCATCCATACTCTCCTGTGTTTGGAGCTCTCTATGGAACCGGAGACAATCACAGACAATAAAGTCACATTTCTGCTCTTTTTACCTTTTAATTCGACAACATAGCTCTGGTCTAGAGCTTGAGATCAATTACAGGCTTTTGTAACAGCTCCGTCACAGCCAGTGTACATGATTTGGCCTGTCGTCTTCTttaagcacgtgtgtgtgtgtgtgtgtgtgtgtggtacgctcacatagctGCATCCCATTTCTATACCTAGACATTTAGCTGGGGGAGGTGTGCAGGACCCTAAACAATGCTGCCTTTCTGGAAACtccaacatgtcgtcactggaaaCCTGACTTTACACATCTGGGAGTGAAGTAGCTCCAGATGAGCTTGACTCGGGTTAAATGGTTGCCTTGTGTCCGTTTTTAAACACTTTACTCGTGCACTGATCTCTATGGAGTCACGCTTATTTTCAGATCTGTGGGGAATTTCTGTAGTGTCTGACGTTGGCATGACAACTCGCTTCAGTCCGGACAAtaaaggtgttggacttggatcgTTCCTCCTGCTGAGGAGGTCAGATCTGACACTTCAGTGTGAAGTATTTTTTCTGAGGGAATAACAAAGACAGACTAATTTTATCCACTGCAAAGTCACCAAGTTGCTCATATTTGTATTTATtaagcagatttttttttcaaatttaaaaTCATACACAAACTCAGTTTTGCAGGAAAACAGCAAATCATTTGGTCTGTGCGCGGTTTATGTCCACAAATCCAACTACACAGAGGTTTATTGAACAATCGGATAGTTCAAACCATGCATATATGATGTAAGATACACCACCGATTACTCAGATTATGTAAAATTTCCCCACATTTCATTTTCTGGTTTATGAAACACCAAAGAGactatttccaaaaaaaaaaagaacttaagCAGGTGAAATTTCCAGCTCTAACTGTGAGGATTCAACATCAAACAGGGAATATTTTAATGGTACATAATAAAAGGAGAAGCTAACAGCTAAAAGCTAGCTCCTTCTACAACTTGAGAGCCGCTAGCCTCTCCAACATGAGCCTCTTCTTGTATCTTAAGCGGCTGGCTTCTCTGATGGCCTGCCACTTCTGCAGGTCCTCTTTGCTACAGGATGATGGTACCGATGGAGACATGCGAGCAGCTGAAGGTTGGCTCTGATCAGAAAAAACTCCAAGTTTCCGAATCAGCATGTCATCTGTTTTAGGACACGCCTCCTTCTTAGCCTGACTCTGGTTAGCCGTTGCGGTTTTCTGATTCAGAGGACTTGGGGGGCAGACAAGTCTGGCTTTGAGCGCGGGGGGGAGCGCCCACGGCTCTGGGACGTGCATGGGGGTGTAGTTGTCTGGAGCTCCTGATGGTGCACGTTGCTCTAAAGCTTGTTGAATTTTCTCTTTACGACAAACAACGTCGTCCTCCTCGATGTCTGGATAATCTATTTCCTCACTGACTCCATGGCGATGCTGCTGGGTGATGATGTTGAGCTGCGGCTCAGACGTGTAGAGCCGGCGTTTAGCACTCAGCTGAGTCTTCATCATAGCCAGGTCCGTGTTGGACTGAAATGACAAGGTTCTCCTGGCAAACATGTCGTCGTTCTCCAAGTCGGGGTGAAGACTTTCATAGTCAATGGGATCTGGAGGCTCTCTGGGGTCTTGGCGCCCCAGGAGGGGCCACTTTTCACATTTAACCAGTTTGGGACCTGAGCTGGGGTCCACAGGGGCAAACACCACCGCAGGGGTTTCTAGGAACGGGGACTGTAACTTTGGGAGCTGTGGGAGTGTGTGTGGTTGGACATGAGGACTGCAGGGTGAGCAAAGGGAGAGAAAAGGACAGAAGTGATGAGTGCATGCATGTGAACTAGATCACagagcaagaagaggagaaaaagGTACAAAAAAGCAGCTATTGTTAGGATTTTTGACTCAAATCAGACTTCAGATTAAATGAACACTGCAATGAAATAAAGCTGCTATAAAGTCAAAAAATGGCTGCAAGTAAACTAGAATACTACAGAGAAACAGCCTTTTTCTGACCAAAGCAAGCACGTTTCTTGTTAAAGCATGTTAAATCAACATCAGTAACTCAGCAGTGTCGTTTATTAGTAGCTTGTCAGAATTTCAGCCCTTTATGGGGCAAATCGTCAGCTTTGTCTAACATTGATGCTTCAAAACAATCCTGCATCATCACAGTCGTGCAGCTGTATCGACCTTTTCCCATCAACAAGGGTGGTCTGAGCCGAGGCCTCGTGTGTgtgggcgtgagagggaggtgggCCGTGAGGAGAGGGGGCTGAGGAGAGCCAGGGGCTGATGTCACACTCCGAGTCGTCTGACGAAGAGCCGGACTTCTGGCGGCTACTGCCGAGAAGAGCGGGACAGGTGAAGGGAAAGGGATGGAGCCACACAGAGGAGAGGGAATGCAGTTGTTGGAAAAGAGAAAGAAACATAAGTGGGAGGAATTTAGACAGCACAGAAGAAACCAGTGTACCACAGAATTGAAGATGTTTGGTTTTAATTGCATGCAATTATTTgggaaaaatgaatgaaagtaaGTGAGAAAAGAAAATGCAGTGATGCGTGTATGGGTAGGTCCCGGACATGCAGCATCCGAATCCCCTCACACACCTGAAACCCTGCATCTTCTTGTACCAGGGTCTCCTCTGAGAGCCCAGTTTGATCTTCTGTATGTGGTCGTCTTCCTCAGGAGTCCAAAACTTTGGTAAAAACTTGTTGTAGGACACGCTGCTCACAGGTTGGGGGTTGACCCCTATCTTGCGAGCATAGAGGTCATCTTGCACTGGATCAGCATAGCCCACCTCATCATCGTCCTCCTCAGAGTCATCATCATACATGTCCCTGAACAGGCTGTCCGTGTTCACGGCTCGGTGGTGGTCCACCTTCACAGAACTGTGCATGGGGGACTGAGTTTTCCAGCTTCTGCTGCTCAAGAGAGACAGCCAACAAGTgtcaaaatgattattttaatagCTGAGATGCTCACAAGACACACAGAAAATGAAGCATTTGTGTTGAGCACAACAACCTCAAATCAGATGATGCAAGGATTAGCAAACCAAAGCAAGCGCAAAGAAGAAAGCTGATTTGACGACTCAAATCGCAGAGGCGAATATGGATGCACCGCAGTTCAAATCGCTGAATGAattgaacaaaaaacaaaaaaatcaaagTGGTTGAAGCAATGTTAAGGGCCAAAACGAACAACAATCTCGTTCATGGTTGCAGTAACCATGCAAACCAAGGGTAAGAAGCTCTCATCAGATAAGCAAATCACAAGGCATCGATCCAATCTCTGACCTGTCGAAGGTCATGTTCTGTTGAGGGGCAACTCTGGGAGAGACAGAGACCTTGGACCCAGGTTTAACCCAAGCCACCCCTGCACCTGCCGAGGGACTGATGGGCATGGCGAAGTTGGTGGGAGGAGCCGGGGAGAGGCTGTGGAAGCGTCTGCTCGCCAGATCGTCTAGAACGAGATCAGGATCGGGTCGATCTGCGTCTGAGTCGCTGTCACTTCCACAATCGTAGCCCCACTGGTAGTGAGCTGCTGGAACGGCACTCTGGGTACTGTGACTGTGGCCGAGGCAGCGAGTGGAAATCGTTCCACAGCAAAAACGAAACACAAACACCACGAACCGTTCACAAACAACACAGTGATGAGAGCAGGAATGCAAAAACAGCCACCATGTAAACTTCCGACAAGGAGGAAGAGCCAGAAGTTTTTAATAACATGACAGACTGTTCAGGACTGGTTGGTGTACCTGGTGAGCGGGCCTTCATTCTCTGCGTAACTGAGGGTGGAGAGGCTGCGTCGGCTGTCCTCGCTGCGCTCAGCCCGTTTCTTCCTCAGCGGAGCGGGAACATAGCCTGAAGGTTTGTCCTTTGAAGGCAGGAACTGGTTAAACTGCGTGCTGGCTTTAGGCGTGATGACGAGCGACCGGCGGTAGCTGATGTTGTTTTGGTTGTTAGCCATCTTGAAGATGGAGTCTGCTTTGGTGTCGCTACAACAACCTGGACCAGCAAAGAGGAGAGGAACGCAAATGTTTGTGAGATGGAAAAAGGTGAGAGAGGACAACAGATGCACATGGAAAGAACACAAACacgggtttgtgtgtgtgagactatGGAGAAGTAACCAAGGGGCGCAGGGTGCAGAACAGAGGCCTCTTCATTTACAAGCTGCTGCGGTTGGGTGTGGAATTTCTCACCCGTTACAGACTAAAGGGCTGTCCTCCATAAAACTACACCTCGGGATCACTCCAGCCTTTATTGATTTAGTTTTTCTTGATTTCAGGTTGGAGAAAAATTTCTTTTGACTGATGATTTAATTGCAAAAGCACACCACTAGATGGCAACTTGACTTTCCTTTCCAGGAGGCACAAATACTAGATCAGCTGGATCAAAGATACTCATAAAACACACAGAAGACAGGAGTTAATGTGCTCATGTCTACACGTTCTACCATACCCTCACTGCTGCCTTTCAGAGTGGTGTCGGAGGAGATGCTGTGGGGTCGGGAGCCCACGGAGTCCAAGCTGTCCAGGGAGTCGTCTCTCCTGTGTCCTCCACtttctccacctcctcctctcaGATGGTGAAGCTCCTCTCTCTCTGAGCACCAACTATCCCCAAACCCACTGTCTCTGATGCTGTTGCCCTTCTGGCCGTCTGATTCTTGCAGAGCCTTTCCAGACAGAAACACAGACTAGTCACACATTTAGGTTAGAAGGtactagtttgtgtgtgtgtgtgtgtgtgtgtgtgtgtgtgtgtgtgtgtgtgtgtgtgtgtgtgtgtgtgtgtgtgtgtgtgtgtgtgtgtgaaattggtTTTCTAACCCTTGCAGCCTCTGTTACATTCCTATAAGGGCCATACGAGGTGATGCATGGTGACATTCACTAGGAATACACTCATTATTTTTTCTCCTCTTCAAAAACAAACACCCTGGTGCCATCACACCCTTAATGACTGTTTTCACCATGAGAAAATATCGCCTTTGGACAGACCAGAGAACCTCAGAGCCACCCTGAACAGAATGGCATCAAACAAGCCAAAACGTGTCAGCCacttaaaaaagaaaacaaatctcAGTTCTGTAATCTGCACAATCCCACCAGACAATACAAGTCCACAAATTAAAGCCAACCTAAACCCCGAGCCACTGAACTTGGATTAACGTGGCTCAAACATACAAAATGAGCTCCAACCAACTGCTATTACTGACAATCCCTGAAGTCAGTTCAATTACAGAGGACTGGCACCCAAACCTTtaaatcaacatgaacacaaagcGCCAAGTTCAACACTGGCACATGCTTGGAGGGGGTTCTTCTCTCAAGAAAAGCAGCAGCTATTTTAACACGAGAGCTATGCAGACTGCAGTAAACAAGATTAAAATAGCCGAGTTAGGGATCGGGTCATTTGTGACAACTTATGTTTTGGAGGCCAGCGTGCTGCAGCCCCTCGATCTTTCTGCAGTCCCTCCTCTACACATAATCCACATACCGGGGGGATTCAGAAGCTCGTGTGCATAGAGTGTAAAAGAGGACTTGAATATGTGCCAAAACATATGGATAGGACACCTTAAACAGTAATCACCTTGTACAGCGCTGTGCCCAATAATCCCTCAAACGCCTTCAAATTCAGGTAAGGCCCATTATAGAGACGATCAAACTGAGCCCGTCTACCAAGCCAGAAAATGGTGATTAAAACCTGGAAATGAAACAGGGAACAGTTTAATAAACACAATTCAACAAGAAAATTATTTACACAGAAGCACACATTAAAATGGTAGAATCATCCCTTGATCCTGAGTGACCTGCTGCACCAAAAGCAAGCAACGGCTATGATATTGGAAATCTGCTGGATCAGCCTTATCTAGAAAACACAGCTGCTGTGTCTGCACGCATCAACAGGTGGGACAGGTACTGTAAATATAATGTACCAAAGCAAAgaataaacaattaaataaataaataaaaggtttgagCTCTGCTTTAATGCAAACAAAAAGTGTATCTTTTTTAgcctaaataaacaaacacaggaGTTTAGATTTGAATATTTTAGTGATTCTTTTTCTAGACGACTTCTAGTAAACTCACAAAACACTCACATTTTTCAGCCTCCTGTTGGTCTCCTGATGCCTGCGAGGAAAAGATGAGAAAATCAGTGTTTGAGTATGAGAGAAAACAACCAAACAGGAACAGAGGGTGTTGTTGGTGGAGCTTTATGTGTGGGACAG
This sequence is a window from Nothobranchius furzeri strain GRZ-AD chromosome 14, NfurGRZ-RIMD1, whole genome shotgun sequence. Protein-coding genes within it:
- the lmo7a gene encoding LIM domain only protein 7 isoform X14, which translates into the protein MEWREQSSVSCEEAYFEAQRWIEAVTEQKFGNNDFRSALENGIRLCELINKIKPGTIRRVNRLPTPIAGLDNLNVFLKACGKLGLKEAQLFHPGDLQDLSTRVTVKHQETNRRLKNVLITIFWLGRRAQFDRLYNGPYLNLKAFEGLLGTALYKALQESDGQKGNSIRDSGFGDSWCSEREELHHLRGGGGESGGHRRDDSLDSLDSVGSRPHSISSDTTLKGSSEGCCSDTKADSIFKMANNQNNISYRRSLVITPKASTQFNQFLPSKDKPSGYVPAPLRKKRAERSEDSRRSLSTLSYAENEGPLTSHSTQSAVPAAHYQWGYDCGSDSDSDADRPDPDLVLDDLASRRFHSLSPAPPTNFAMPISPSAGAGVAWVKPGSKVSVSPRVAPQQNMTFDSRSWKTQSPMHSSVKVDHHRAVNTDSLFRDMYDDDSEEDDDEVGYADPVQDDLYARKIGVNPQPVSSVSYNKFLPKFWTPEEDDHIQKIKLGSQRRPWYKKMQGFSSRQKSGSSSDDSECDISPWLSSAPSPHGPPPSHAHTHEASAQTTLVDGKRELQTQESMDGSKSTSDILEDAPVLHQNRFEELQKYREQIKRSEDRWQDDLSKWKNRRRSVNSDIVKKKEEREKIEQITYGADRGSKSFKDVQEERENKGRSSIGSRLGSLSFLGDSEEVFDAPVVSLFTRNRLPRSSTIDTPYHSSEYSRRAEEPPPASLPTLRAASPPTAQEAEAVDSPAASSPTIITPINHISVTKSSPPADAPEHKSQAKEHAIKTEEATSVVSSSSSTQEEPEPEPLLLGAQTKVEAPSSGSLQKKPPQFSSMEPKPPGVSQVSASLPRSYQISNGARLTSVVTPRPFGSQSSRIASLPRAYTVDDTSKRVNGNVDVSKKASVPSRYQQFMTSEDEALSSSAHSSEEEEEEEKTKSESSTSNPSVSSASSDVKTEAPVSSAPAKETSKKNFCDMRISLNQKPNSSRDFGFHAAWDSTGARVTSIQPGSPAEMCQLQVGDEVLMVNGHKVAEMSYTAWKSCMEEALQEGSLVMDVRRHGQNNWDRDQPSLPFKSHKTINLTSTDHPILLGTPETKTVSSSLDFTSLSFTETGPAKDAPTPLLVDVASNRVNGNLQEESVTMRNKGGSESTVPDIPVPVITPSSSRWSWDPEEERRRQEKWQKEQERLLQEKYRRDQEKLQEEWLKAQQEISTSVGQQEQPGSLQVNSHSIRPRSPPSSAHRPTPLWEEEEQKGKLEEERQRQEQERRKREEEERELQRLQEERRRKEMQEEEERMRKEEEELRWQRRREEEREEERRRQEAVEQQRRARFLEQQWSGTSHGFDSVQHPLSFTDRARSQSSPQLDEEDKPQQGGAHEQPEGATQWLQREKLRIARDRQAQSLRIVMEWEMRNESKRAVTGAGVTEKKAQLPSSQAEADRQQILNEMKKKTPLLTDGSWIRQRSASTVNSKDSDVPPMRRGESLDNLDASSNSWHSSSRTPRSSSFAQNYSRPQSALYSNTSFYTGGSGAPRPVSSTLPSSHSTGSLRGWTGTNSSPWSQPSPSLSTPPPITSPDPISEAGAPQQQSRSVSGKKICTFCDTPLGKGAAMIIESLGLCYHLGCFKCIDCKCDLGGSKAGAEVRIRNKQLYCNSCYVRFKSGQPTSI